A window of Thermoleophilia bacterium contains these coding sequences:
- a CDS encoding GntR family transcriptional regulator: protein MAARRGPKSDGSRQETPRAQRQASRTQQHGSGARQRACGARAARVGSAAKTSGRAAQIEEEKTSDGVPVYLEIARVLADRVSSGKYAPGSRLPSGAELCAEFDVSPMTLRRALARLQNQGLIKAVRGKGTFVRSPSLGDSLFRLDPLSGHWLDESAEIRLLSAAMTRADEKVARMLQIRVNERVIFMRRLVLHDNVPAMYHSEYIVYDPRRPLVESQLKLTSMSVFLDPGRAHSFPRGELTLTAVTLSEEDARVLGDQAGALALRLEHVFQEADGTPISWGWFLLKAELFRLRARIGPD from the coding sequence ATGGCAGCGCGACGAGGCCCCAAATCAGACGGAAGCCGACAGGAGACGCCAAGGGCGCAACGACAGGCATCTCGGACACAACAGCATGGCTCTGGGGCGCGACAACGCGCATGTGGGGCACGTGCCGCACGGGTAGGGTCCGCAGCCAAGACATCAGGTCGAGCCGCCCAGATTGAAGAGGAGAAGACTTCTGACGGCGTTCCAGTCTATCTGGAGATCGCTCGCGTCTTGGCGGATAGAGTGTCCAGTGGCAAGTATGCCCCCGGCAGCCGTTTACCTTCAGGAGCCGAGCTATGCGCGGAGTTTGACGTAAGTCCTATGACTTTGCGCAGGGCTTTGGCGCGCCTCCAAAACCAGGGTCTTATTAAAGCTGTCCGCGGCAAGGGCACCTTTGTTCGGTCCCCCAGCTTGGGAGACTCGCTTTTCCGGCTCGATCCTCTGTCTGGGCACTGGCTTGACGAATCGGCTGAGATACGTCTCCTGTCGGCAGCCATGACGAGGGCCGACGAGAAAGTGGCCCGCATGCTTCAGATAAGAGTAAATGAGCGTGTAATCTTCATGCGGCGCCTGGTTCTTCACGACAATGTACCTGCCATGTACCACAGCGAGTACATCGTGTATGACCCGCGGCGGCCTCTGGTCGAGTCTCAGCTTAAGCTCACCTCCATGTCGGTGTTCCTGGATCCTGGGCGAGCACACAGTTTCCCTAGGGGAGAGTTGACTCTCACAGCTGTCACTTTAAGCGAAGAAGATGCACGTGTCCTCGGAGACCAAGCTGGGGCCTTGGCGCTTCGGCTCGAGCACGTGTTTCAGGAGGCCGACGGCACGCCGATTAGTTGGGGCTGGTTCTTGCTGAAGGCGGAGCTTTTCCGGTTGCGCGCGCGTATAGGGCCGGACTAA
- a CDS encoding cobalamin-dependent protein (Presence of a B(12) (cobalamin)-binding domain implies dependence on cobalamin itself, in one of its several forms, or in some unusual lineages, dependence on a cobalamin-like analog.) has product MSGLDELHVAFVELDEDRTLDLTRELLERQVAAPSAILTTCQQALRVVGERYERQEYFLSALIMAGELFKEVLDLVQPTGEPLLSSDEPVGTAVIGTVAGDIHDIGKNMFITSLQSFGFRVIDLGVDVAPAKFLEEVRRSRPDIVGLSGLIALAVENMKQTVELLRAYEHELGYRLPIVLGGAVVNGRVCRYCGADSWSTDAMEGVRIFQRLVQHQSRAAGR; this is encoded by the coding sequence ATGAGCGGACTTGATGAGTTGCACGTAGCTTTCGTTGAGCTTGATGAAGATCGAACTTTGGATCTGACCCGTGAACTTCTTGAGCGGCAAGTGGCTGCTCCTTCGGCGATCCTGACAACCTGCCAGCAGGCTCTGCGGGTTGTGGGGGAGCGCTATGAGCGTCAGGAGTACTTCTTGTCTGCGCTGATCATGGCAGGCGAGCTTTTTAAGGAAGTGCTTGATCTTGTCCAGCCCACGGGTGAACCGCTGCTCTCATCGGACGAGCCGGTTGGGACTGCGGTGATTGGCACAGTGGCTGGCGATATACACGATATTGGCAAAAACATGTTCATAACCTCCTTGCAGAGCTTCGGTTTCCGCGTCATTGATCTGGGAGTGGATGTTGCGCCGGCCAAGTTCCTGGAAGAAGTCCGTCGGTCTAGGCCCGATATCGTGGGACTTTCTGGTCTGATCGCCCTAGCTGTAGAGAACATGAAACAGACCGTTGAGCTTCTGCGAGCGTACGAGCACGAGTTGGGATATCGGCTGCCAATAGTGCTTGGCGGCGCTGTAGTAAACGGCCGCGTCTGCCGCTACTGCGGAGCTGACTCCTGGAGCACCGACGCGATGGAGGGCGTGCGGATTTTTCAAAGACTGGTTCAGCACCAAAGCCGAGCAGCGGGTCGGTAA
- a CDS encoding cyclase family protein, giving the protein MASSGIVKDPYSGLCMVELSHEWDQRAPSYPGQADVRMVRGVKHAQHGVLAWRITTVMHTGTHMNAPIHLIQKGADLASIPPERFFGNGAVLDVPKKNWELITAADLERAKPEVQDGDIVVIVTGWHHKYSDSLEYYGEAPGLSRDAAEWLVSKNPKLVAIDTPFIDHPLATSMGPHRGGPQMKRLAAEYTKATGLDPKVEHPEWNVAHRILLGAGIPTIEQVGGDVDLVVGKRVTLVAAPWKFAHGDACQVRFVAMFDPSGQCRIEPGL; this is encoded by the coding sequence ATGGCTAGTTCAGGAATAGTCAAAGACCCCTATTCAGGGCTATGCATGGTGGAGCTGAGTCACGAGTGGGATCAGCGTGCCCCCTCATACCCCGGACAGGCCGATGTGCGCATGGTCAGGGGAGTCAAGCATGCTCAGCATGGGGTGCTTGCCTGGCGAATCACGACAGTTATGCACACGGGCACGCACATGAATGCTCCCATCCACCTGATCCAAAAAGGGGCAGATCTTGCCAGCATTCCGCCTGAACGGTTCTTTGGTAATGGGGCAGTGCTAGATGTGCCAAAGAAAAACTGGGAGCTAATCACGGCTGCTGATCTCGAAAGGGCTAAGCCGGAGGTCCAAGACGGCGATATTGTAGTTATCGTGACCGGGTGGCACCACAAGTACTCCGACAGTCTCGAATACTATGGCGAAGCTCCGGGTCTTTCCAGGGATGCAGCCGAGTGGCTGGTGTCCAAGAACCCCAAGTTGGTTGCAATAGACACCCCATTTATTGACCATCCGCTTGCCACTTCGATGGGACCCCATCGCGGCGGCCCGCAGATGAAGAGACTGGCAGCCGAATACACCAAGGCAACCGGTTTGGATCCGAAGGTTGAACACCCTGAGTGGAATGTGGCCCACCGCATCCTGTTGGGGGCTGGCATTCCCACCATTGAGCAAGTGGGAGGCGATGTTGACCTCGTGGTAGGCAAGAGGGTGACTCTGGTGGCTGCACCATGGAAATTTGCTCATGGAGACGCCTGCCAGGTGCGTTTTGTGGCCATGTTTGATCCCAGCGGCCAGTGTCGAATCGAACCTGGTTTGTGA
- a CDS encoding cyclase family protein, with product MGLKIYDLSHVFTQFMPEWPSSPSVDIDIDKFHARDGVYQVQWEGIMHRCTHMDAPLHVTENTPSINDYPLWRFFGTGVVVSIPKGKWGVITVEDLENARPEIREGDIVVINTGQHHLWGDTDEYFAYGCGMSPEGAEWLVNKKVKMVAYGCQANDHPLATKMVDHGLGPTHPHLIAEYKALMGRDPLEDFPLWEPAHKILMCKGGIPGIENAGGQLDEVTGKRCTLMAFPWRWVGGDGCIVRLLAIVDPEQTFRFEKGE from the coding sequence ATGGGCCTGAAGATATACGATCTAAGTCACGTTTTTACGCAGTTCATGCCAGAATGGCCTTCCTCGCCGAGCGTTGACATCGACATAGACAAGTTTCATGCTCGTGACGGCGTTTACCAAGTGCAGTGGGAAGGCATTATGCATCGGTGCACACACATGGACGCACCTCTGCACGTGACTGAGAACACGCCCAGCATCAACGACTACCCTCTGTGGCGGTTCTTTGGCACCGGAGTGGTAGTTTCAATTCCCAAGGGTAAGTGGGGAGTAATAACTGTCGAGGATTTAGAGAACGCTCGTCCTGAAATTAGAGAGGGCGACATTGTAGTCATTAACACCGGCCAGCATCATCTCTGGGGAGACACAGATGAGTACTTTGCGTACGGATGCGGGATGTCTCCCGAGGGGGCAGAGTGGCTGGTTAACAAGAAGGTCAAGATGGTCGCTTACGGCTGCCAAGCGAACGACCATCCTTTGGCCACTAAGATGGTAGACCACGGACTTGGTCCGACACACCCGCACCTAATTGCGGAGTATAAGGCACTGATGGGCCGAGATCCGCTTGAGGATTTCCCGTTATGGGAGCCTGCTCACAAAATACTTATGTGCAAGGGTGGGATTCCCGGTATCGAAAACGCAGGTGGCCAGCTTGATGAGGTGACGGGCAAGCGCTGCACGCTCATGGCGTTCCCTTGGCGGTGGGTAGGGGGTGACGGTTGCATCGTGCGCCTGCTTGCCATCGTCGATCCGGAGCAGACGTTCCGGTTTGAGAAAGGTGAGTAG
- a CDS encoding peptidylprolyl isomerase yields MKHKILACFLFLALLGSVVGLAGCGGDLPGDAVAKVGDKAISEKDFEKRVKSFASQYGLTEEAGEDVWNSFRTQVLDYLVTYEIASQKANALGVSVTDDELQEELDNIVQLYFNGDKDAFEEDLKARGMTLEDLETTYKESMLLQKVYEKVTQGITEVPEEEIQAYYEAHKTDFYVEETRTARHILIAPDGKETNDATSGTSSASTTSTTGQPTDADWEKALATAKKVRALLVAGGDWKELAARYSDDPGTANNGGELGAIKTGEMVPEFEEAVFSLAVNEISQPVRTSYGYHIIQVTAIDEAHQLALEEVKDTIKATLLEQKKAEAWRQWLEQTKQEIGVTYREDMQPTTTTTEATSTTSSSAATEPSATTSSSGLETTTTKATQP; encoded by the coding sequence GTGAAACACAAGATCTTGGCCTGTTTTCTTTTCCTGGCGTTGCTCGGCTCTGTCGTCGGCCTGGCCGGGTGTGGAGGCGACCTGCCAGGCGACGCCGTAGCAAAGGTGGGAGACAAAGCCATCAGTGAAAAAGATTTCGAGAAGCGGGTCAAAAGCTTTGCCTCCCAATACGGTCTGACAGAAGAGGCAGGCGAGGATGTATGGAACAGTTTTCGGACGCAGGTACTTGACTATCTGGTGACGTATGAGATTGCGAGCCAAAAAGCAAACGCTCTGGGAGTGTCTGTTACTGATGACGAGCTCCAAGAAGAGCTGGATAACATCGTCCAGCTATACTTCAACGGAGACAAGGACGCTTTTGAAGAAGACCTGAAAGCAAGAGGCATGACCTTGGAGGACCTTGAGACGACCTACAAGGAGTCCATGCTTCTCCAGAAGGTGTATGAGAAGGTCACACAAGGAATAACCGAGGTACCCGAGGAAGAAATTCAGGCTTACTACGAAGCACACAAGACTGATTTCTATGTAGAAGAGACGCGCACAGCCAGGCACATTCTCATCGCCCCTGACGGCAAGGAAACCAACGACGCCACCTCTGGCACAAGCTCGGCCAGCACTACTTCAACCACCGGTCAACCCACAGATGCCGACTGGGAAAAGGCGCTAGCCACCGCCAAGAAGGTGCGCGCTCTTCTCGTAGCGGGAGGAGACTGGAAGGAGCTTGCCGCCAGGTACTCCGATGACCCGGGAACAGCAAACAACGGCGGAGAGTTGGGAGCGATAAAGACAGGGGAGATGGTCCCTGAGTTTGAGGAGGCAGTTTTCTCCCTTGCAGTAAATGAGATCTCGCAGCCTGTTAGAACGTCGTACGGGTACCATATCATCCAGGTCACTGCCATTGACGAGGCCCATCAGCTTGCGCTTGAAGAAGTAAAGGACACCATTAAGGCTACCCTACTTGAGCAGAAGAAAGCAGAAGCCTGGCGGCAGTGGCTTGAGCAAACCAAACAGGAAATCGGTGTCACCTATCGGGAAGATATGCAGCCCACGACCACTACCACCGAGGCTACCTCTACCACCAGCAGCAGTGCAGCAACAGAGCCAAGCGCTACTACTAGTAGCTCAGGCTTAGAGACAACAACCACCAAAGCAACCCAGCCGTAA
- a CDS encoding ABC transporter substrate-binding protein — protein MLKQRRYTRREFLKLAARVIGGVGLLGGGLGAFLGACGRRSETANTVATVPHSPTSSESSTTVAPTTSTAVSAAPEKGRALRIGVVTATSGPLAFFGKADAWWMSNIEAALPDGLLCGDNRLHPVRFLTWECRSRAELAREGATYLISEAGVDVLLCTGGLEVVNAVANESERLLCPCLANFVEWKGFALREGVPDRPLKFSYAHAFSVQHVMMAFIAVWEKVLTNRKVGVVVPDTPEGKFWTDEATGLGAEAAKKGYEVIMPEPYSLPCAEFSSYIEEFAKNGCEICCAVMPLPEFANFWRQAEKKKYRPKVVTVREALFSPHVGEALGSRALGLTGEALWLPDWPYSDFITGRTCRQLAEDYMRKIGDHWTPAIGAYARFEWAAQVWRTVKDIDSKREFLERLKETRAMTCLGTIDLSQAVTSDATSGQLTSGARPAETVYLAPVAAVQWTKAGRSDIRPVQVYAIGHPELAPSIPVQPMEYVT, from the coding sequence ATGCTAAAGCAGCGCCGCTATACACGGCGTGAGTTTCTGAAGCTGGCAGCTAGGGTGATCGGAGGGGTAGGCCTGCTGGGAGGCGGGCTAGGTGCGTTCCTAGGTGCCTGCGGGCGCAGGAGCGAGACCGCAAATACTGTGGCCACCGTGCCGCACAGCCCTACTTCGTCAGAGTCTTCCACTACCGTTGCGCCAACCACTTCGACGGCTGTATCGGCTGCTCCCGAAAAGGGTCGGGCGCTTCGCATCGGTGTAGTGACCGCTACTTCGGGCCCTCTCGCGTTTTTTGGTAAAGCCGATGCTTGGTGGATGTCCAACATAGAGGCTGCCTTGCCAGACGGATTGCTTTGCGGCGACAACAGATTACATCCAGTTAGATTCCTAACCTGGGAGTGCCGTTCTAGGGCTGAGCTTGCGCGGGAGGGTGCAACCTACCTCATTTCGGAAGCGGGCGTAGACGTACTGCTCTGCACCGGCGGGCTGGAGGTGGTAAACGCGGTTGCCAACGAGTCAGAAAGGCTTCTTTGCCCGTGTCTTGCAAACTTTGTGGAGTGGAAGGGATTTGCTCTGCGCGAGGGAGTGCCTGACAGGCCGCTTAAGTTCAGCTATGCGCACGCTTTCTCTGTGCAACACGTGATGATGGCGTTTATCGCCGTGTGGGAGAAAGTCTTGACTAATCGCAAAGTGGGCGTGGTGGTGCCGGACACCCCGGAGGGCAAGTTCTGGACAGATGAAGCCACGGGACTTGGGGCTGAAGCAGCCAAGAAAGGTTACGAGGTAATAATGCCGGAGCCATACTCATTGCCCTGCGCGGAGTTCTCTTCGTACATCGAAGAGTTTGCAAAGAACGGCTGCGAGATTTGCTGCGCTGTCATGCCTCTGCCAGAGTTTGCCAACTTCTGGCGTCAAGCTGAGAAGAAGAAATATCGACCAAAGGTCGTAACAGTTCGCGAAGCGCTCTTTTCGCCTCATGTTGGGGAGGCGCTCGGATCTCGGGCTCTGGGTCTTACCGGTGAGGCTCTGTGGCTTCCTGACTGGCCCTATAGCGATTTCATTACTGGCAGGACCTGTCGCCAACTAGCCGAAGATTACATGCGTAAGATTGGCGATCATTGGACCCCAGCCATTGGCGCGTATGCTCGCTTTGAGTGGGCTGCCCAAGTGTGGCGGACAGTGAAAGACATAGACAGTAAGAGAGAGTTCCTGGAACGGCTCAAGGAAACCAGAGCAATGACATGCCTTGGGACAATTGACCTTTCACAGGCGGTAACGAGCGATGCCACATCCGGGCAGCTTACTTCGGGAGCGCGTCCTGCTGAGACTGTGTACCTTGCCCCGGTGGCGGCTGTGCAGTGGACCAAGGCTGGTCGTTCCGACATCCGACCGGTCCAGGTCTATGCGATTGGGCATCCAGAGCTGGCGCCGAGCATCCCGGTACAACCTATGGAGTATGTGACTTGA
- a CDS encoding S8 family serine peptidase translates to MSNPVKTKVPAPYSAGGAILLVVLFVAALVACSGGSGATAAVDYPGRLIGDTELVAGGNAQVGDVECQGLIAIKLASGTRLHTAPDGNLVVVGPDGPIPDVTPASEKLAPKVRLRVKAVLADTGIYILEPCGDGASVGTGSELRAALEVLQSMPGVEWAELNSPLEACLVPNDPYYLPGGLTSIGQWYLRRTGYPSAWDITTGSKEVVLAVLDTGLNTAVPDFAGRVVSPYSMIDESSAWPSWRDNRGHGTAVAGVAVAQGNNLQGIAGAAWNVGIMPVKISDQGESDTITLARAMQYAVDNGADVINISFASPPTEAKDPPKTLVAAVQYASDRGVLVVAAAGNDGAQAVAYPAALPSVIAVGATDLTDGLLADADAASNTGDNLDVVAPGKSILTYDGQSSTSVGYFKGTSLAAPLVSGLAALMLSANTRLSARDVGQLLTAAADDLGAPGWDKAFGWGIIDAAEAVQEATRFQGSTTTTTAGASRFKDVSAATTPYWLEIEHLASLGVVSGSAGLFRPNDPLLRQQFAKMIVLAVGFPVSTQDLCPFSDVPLSQGEELYPDHYIAVAYARGLVRGVDLTHFAPYRTLTRAQLVTMVVRAAGLVSPPPEYQCRLVPSQFPSMEHYENACKAAYAGILGRLVGVDASYNFGAPASRGEACALLYALIR, encoded by the coding sequence TTGAGCAATCCGGTCAAGACAAAAGTCCCGGCTCCGTACTCGGCAGGAGGAGCGATTCTGCTGGTCGTCTTGTTTGTCGCCGCACTGGTTGCCTGCTCAGGCGGCTCAGGGGCAACAGCGGCTGTAGATTATCCGGGACGGCTTATTGGCGACACCGAGCTTGTTGCTGGCGGGAATGCCCAAGTCGGGGATGTCGAGTGTCAAGGCCTTATCGCCATCAAGCTGGCTTCTGGGACTCGTTTGCACACTGCACCTGACGGAAATCTCGTAGTGGTAGGGCCGGATGGTCCCATTCCTGATGTAACACCCGCGTCCGAGAAGCTCGCTCCGAAAGTCCGGCTCAGGGTAAAGGCAGTGCTCGCAGACACCGGCATCTACATACTTGAGCCGTGTGGCGATGGGGCATCCGTTGGCACTGGCTCGGAACTGCGCGCTGCGTTGGAGGTCTTGCAGTCGATGCCAGGGGTCGAATGGGCCGAATTGAACAGTCCGCTTGAAGCCTGTCTTGTGCCAAACGACCCGTACTATCTTCCTGGGGGTCTAACCTCGATCGGCCAGTGGTATCTGCGGCGGACCGGCTATCCCAGCGCGTGGGACATTACAACCGGGTCCAAGGAAGTGGTGCTGGCAGTTCTGGATACCGGGCTGAACACGGCCGTGCCCGACTTTGCTGGGAGGGTGGTGTCTCCTTATAGCATGATCGATGAGAGTTCGGCGTGGCCGTCGTGGCGCGACAATAGGGGGCACGGCACGGCTGTAGCGGGAGTGGCGGTGGCTCAAGGGAACAACTTGCAGGGGATTGCCGGCGCCGCGTGGAACGTGGGCATCATGCCCGTCAAGATTTCGGATCAGGGAGAATCAGACACCATCACACTAGCTCGGGCGATGCAGTATGCGGTGGATAACGGAGCAGACGTTATAAACATCAGCTTCGCAAGTCCTCCAACCGAAGCAAAAGATCCTCCCAAGACGCTGGTTGCCGCGGTGCAGTACGCTTCCGATCGCGGCGTACTTGTAGTGGCGGCTGCTGGCAACGATGGAGCCCAGGCCGTGGCTTACCCCGCTGCTCTTCCATCGGTCATAGCTGTCGGCGCCACTGATCTGACGGACGGCCTTCTTGCAGACGCTGATGCTGCTTCAAACACCGGCGACAACCTGGACGTGGTTGCGCCTGGCAAGAGCATACTCACCTATGACGGGCAGAGCAGCACGTCGGTCGGCTATTTCAAGGGCACCTCACTAGCTGCTCCGCTGGTTTCAGGGCTGGCGGCTCTTATGTTGTCCGCCAACACCCGCTTGTCTGCTAGGGACGTGGGCCAGCTGCTTACTGCTGCCGCTGATGACCTGGGGGCGCCTGGCTGGGACAAGGCTTTTGGCTGGGGAATTATCGACGCTGCCGAGGCGGTACAAGAAGCTACGCGTTTCCAAGGAAGCACAACTACTACCACAGCAGGCGCTTCGCGTTTTAAAGATGTATCTGCCGCCACAACTCCGTACTGGCTCGAGATAGAGCATCTGGCTTCGTTAGGCGTGGTTTCAGGCTCTGCGGGCCTTTTTCGGCCCAACGATCCTTTGTTGCGTCAGCAATTTGCCAAGATGATCGTCTTGGCGGTGGGCTTTCCGGTTAGCACCCAAGATCTTTGCCCGTTTAGCGATGTCCCCTTGAGTCAGGGAGAAGAGCTTTACCCGGATCACTATATCGCCGTTGCGTATGCGCGGGGCCTTGTTAGGGGAGTGGACTTGACCCATTTTGCGCCCTACCGAACTCTCACTAGGGCACAGCTTGTGACTATGGTTGTGCGGGCTGCCGGGCTGGTAAGTCCTCCTCCCGAGTATCAGTGTAGACTTGTACCTAGTCAGTTTCCTTCTATGGAGCACTATGAAAATGCCTGCAAGGCGGCATACGCAGGAATTCTGGGGCGTCTAGTTGGAGTTGACGCGTCGTACAATTTCGGCGCGCCGGCTTCCCGGGGGGAAGCCTGCGCGCTTCTGTATGCACTAATACGGTAA
- a CDS encoding DUF933 domain-containing protein: protein MVMEARAIGLRGSGKSTLIAALAEGRGDGHVATVQVGDPRVRTLAEIFRPRKTTFAEFKVQEVPWPAATARKNEMERYLDAVAGGQLYLHVVRAFVNPATGEPPHPQKDLEDLDREFLLYDLIRVERALERAKKAPLPDAAKRALLRCQEALEGEIPLRELVFDGAELSYIRGYQFLTMVPQLIVVNTESGEQWDPRSLEPLARGRQILAFPFLEAVEVSRLSLEEQHEFAAEFGLPGPASEVVARAVFDTMGLICFFTVGGDEVRAWAIRKGETAREAAGAVHSDMQRGFIRAEVVAFADFMNHGASMKSCREAGVVRIEGKDYVVADGDIITFRFNV from the coding sequence ATGGTGATGGAAGCTCGAGCAATTGGACTTCGCGGCAGCGGCAAGAGCACGCTCATCGCAGCTCTGGCCGAAGGTCGGGGGGATGGTCACGTGGCTACGGTGCAGGTAGGTGATCCCCGTGTGCGCACCCTTGCGGAAATCTTCCGCCCACGGAAGACTACGTTTGCCGAGTTCAAGGTGCAGGAAGTGCCCTGGCCCGCTGCCACCGCTCGCAAGAATGAAATGGAGAGATACCTTGACGCGGTTGCTGGAGGGCAGCTGTACCTGCACGTTGTCCGCGCATTCGTCAACCCGGCAACTGGAGAGCCTCCACATCCGCAGAAGGATCTAGAGGACCTTGATCGGGAGTTCTTGTTGTATGACCTGATTCGCGTGGAGCGAGCTCTGGAGAGAGCCAAGAAAGCTCCGCTGCCTGACGCCGCCAAAAGGGCGCTTCTGCGCTGCCAGGAAGCCCTAGAGGGGGAAATTCCGTTGCGCGAGCTTGTTTTTGACGGGGCAGAGCTTTCTTACATTCGCGGGTATCAGTTCCTAACCATGGTCCCCCAGCTCATCGTGGTTAACACGGAGTCAGGAGAGCAATGGGACCCGCGCTCCCTTGAACCACTCGCGCGAGGACGCCAGATACTGGCCTTTCCGTTCTTGGAGGCGGTTGAGGTGTCGCGTCTTTCCTTAGAGGAGCAGCACGAATTTGCCGCCGAGTTTGGGCTACCTGGTCCTGCTTCAGAAGTGGTGGCCCGTGCTGTCTTTGACACAATGGGACTCATCTGTTTCTTCACTGTTGGGGGAGACGAGGTGCGGGCCTGGGCCATCCGGAAAGGAGAAACTGCCAGGGAGGCGGCTGGCGCTGTGCACTCTGACATGCAGCGGGGTTTCATCCGGGCCGAGGTAGTAGCCTTCGCGGATTTTATGAACCACGGCGCAAGTATGAAATCATGCCGAGAAGCAGGCGTTGTGCGGATAGAGGGTAAGGACTACGTGGTTGCAGACGGCGACATTATCACTTTCCGGTTTAACGTCTAG
- a CDS encoding NUDIX domain-containing protein, whose product MRTVAGRAREVCSSCGRVFYQNPLPAAAALVLDSDRRVLLVKRKHPPSQGMWCLPIGFAELGETIAQAALRELEEETGVIGRVARLIDADSWSSSFYGDLLVVTFEVEKIAGEERAGDDAEDVGYFRIDELPPLAFPSNEKAIRICADLHADEWAIQDSFQRLEEGSQERMLSDTLVGFVTESAPYVARLWLADVRSNRTTTGYMRLDPEVLLGECIQGLKLLGRWLEGESTEEEIRSFYRALGARRKKQGIKSYEMLSAVMLLKKHIWTYARSQGVWERPVDAYRMMELQARFAMYFDKATYHLARGFDEDS is encoded by the coding sequence ATCCGGACCGTTGCCGGAAGAGCGAGGGAAGTCTGTTCTTCATGCGGCCGAGTCTTTTACCAAAATCCGCTACCGGCAGCAGCCGCCTTGGTGCTTGACAGCGACCGGCGTGTTTTGCTCGTTAAGCGCAAGCATCCGCCCAGCCAAGGTATGTGGTGTCTCCCCATTGGGTTTGCGGAGCTGGGAGAGACTATCGCCCAGGCAGCGCTGCGAGAATTAGAAGAAGAAACCGGAGTAATCGGGCGAGTTGCTCGCTTGATCGACGCCGATTCGTGGAGCAGCAGCTTCTATGGCGACCTCTTGGTGGTTACCTTCGAGGTCGAGAAAATCGCCGGCGAAGAAAGAGCCGGCGATGACGCCGAGGACGTGGGCTACTTTCGCATCGACGAGCTTCCACCGCTCGCCTTCCCCTCAAACGAGAAAGCCATCAGAATTTGCGCAGATCTCCACGCCGACGAGTGGGCTATCCAGGATTCCTTTCAAAGGCTCGAGGAGGGCTCACAAGAACGGATGCTCTCGGACACACTGGTGGGTTTCGTCACTGAAAGCGCTCCTTACGTTGCCCGTCTGTGGTTGGCAGACGTCCGTTCCAACCGAACCACCACAGGCTACATGCGCCTTGATCCAGAAGTGCTGTTGGGAGAATGTATCCAAGGTCTCAAGCTTCTAGGTAGGTGGTTAGAGGGCGAAAGCACCGAGGAGGAGATTAGGTCGTTCTACCGAGCCCTCGGAGCGCGTCGCAAGAAGCAGGGCATCAAGAGCTACGAAATGCTTTCGGCGGTCATGCTCCTGAAAAAACACATCTGGACCTATGCCCGCTCGCAAGGAGTGTGGGAGCGGCCCGTGGATGCTTATCGCATGATGGAGCTCCAGGCCCGTTTTGCCATGTACTTTGACAAGGCCACCTATCACCTGGCAAGAGGGTTCGACGAAGATAGCTAG